The genomic window CCATGATAAGGGCCATGCCAGACAGCCTGACTTCGGCCTTCGGCGCGCTGGCGACGATGTTGTGATCACGATCGCGCACCAGAACGTCTCTGAGCCGGACCGCGATGCGAATCCGTCCAGCCCGCTCAATCTGCGTGCCGCCGACTTCGACGGTATGATCATGCCCCAGATTTTGTTCGATGGCCGATGCGAGCCACGGCGTGATGACGTCGAGATTGACGGGGCCGGCTCCAAGCCGCAACCACAGCGCTCCAAACCCCGCGGCCGACAGAACGCCGAATACCGCGACGATGATCGCGAGGCGTCCGATCCAGATACTTTCACGCAGCCAGCGCCGCAATCCCCGCAGAGGATCGGTTAGCCGATGTACTCCCATGCCTCGCCGCTTCAAAAGCTTAAGCGCCTGATCACATGCGGCATCATCATGATCCCATCGGGAATCATGCCAGCTCATGTGCTCGTCAGCAGCCTTTGAATAGGCCTTTTTTGGCTCGGAGCTCGGCATTGCCTCTCAGTGCTGGTCATCAGCCTGGCTGCCGCCAGACATCGAAGCGTCGGTAATGAGCGGTTGCTCGATTCTCTGGCATCCCGCGAATTCTAAATTGCTGTTTGCCTGTCGTTCGGCTGGATGGTTTTCAAAGACGAGATTCTCTTGCCACCATACCTCGGACGCGCCAGATTTGCCCAGCGGCAGAACAACCTATGGCTTGTCGCCGCTCTCTCCCAGATTCCCTAGATGCCGCGCTGAAAGCGACGAAAGGAAGGCGTATGTCCCAGAAGACGCGGAAGAATTCTAAAGGCACCGCTTCTGGCTCGGCCGTCGCCCACAAAGCCCCTGGCAAGCCCCGCAAGGCAGGCGTTTCAGCAGCGACAAAATCGAGCAGCCAGGCCGCCAAGACCGCTCCCAAGCCCTCCACAGCGGCCGCGAAGCGAGCCGCCTCAGCGAAACCAAAGGCAAACACCCCTTCTGTCCTTCAGGAAGGCATGCAGGCTCCATCGTTCGCTCTGCCGCGCGACGGGGGACAATCCGCAGCGCTCAAGGATTACGCGGGACGCAAGCTGGTGATCTTCTTCTATCCCCGGGCTGATACCCCCGGCTGCACCATGGAAGCCGCCGATTTCAGCCGACTCGCCAGCGCATTTGCCGCAAGCGAAACAGCCGTGCTGGGCGTCTCAGCGGATCCAGTGAAGGCACAAGAGCGTTTCAGGGACAAGCATCAACTGACCGTTCCTCTGATGTCGGATGAAAAGCACGCGATGCTGGAGGCCTATGGGGCATGGGGTCAAAAATCCATGTACGGCAAGACCTTCGATGGAATTCTTCGCACAACAGTTCTGATTGATCGCAACGGCAAAATCGCTCGAATCTGGCCCAAGGTGCGGGTCGCGGGGCATGCTGAAGAAGTGCTGGCTGCCGCCCGAAACCTGTAAGACACCTTCATTTCCCGAAAATTAACCATGGATCGTTCAAATCAGCCTCGAATTGAGCCCATCGGAAGAGTGACCGGTCGGCGCAGGAGTGCTGATGTCGTACCGTTCTGGCCCACAACCTTCCGAACACCATGATCATGCCAGGGCCCATCAACGTCGCCCCGCACATGGCCATCACGCTCCGCGTCCGCGCCCGGATCGAAAAGGCTACACGATCGTACATGCCGGCAAGCAGGTTCGGCTGGGACCAGTGGTCTTCTGGATCGTCGCGGGCACAATCATTCTCATGGGCGCGTGGTCCGCGGCGACCGCCACATATTTTGCGTTCCGCGACGATGTCCTGACACGCCTAATCGCCCGCCAGGCCGAAATGCAGTACGCCTACGAGGATCGCATCGCGGAACTGCGTGCACGGGTCGATCGGACCACGAGTAAACAGCTGCTCGATCAGGAACAGTACGACCAAAAGCTCAATCAGATCATGCGGCGGCAGGCCTTGCTCGAATCACGGGCCACGGCGCTCAACGCAATGCCTGACGTCTCCGCCACGGGATCCATCGGCAAGCCCCCTGCCCGTGCGTCGCAATTGAACGACAGCTCGTCCGCGATTCCAAAGCCGTCGCCCATCAATGACACCGTGATCTTCGTCGCTCCGCCGGATCGCGAAGCGCGGCTGGAATCCCGCACGCCAGCGGTGTCCAATCCTCGCAACACCGAATTCGCGAAACTCCAGGGCGTCGATAGTGTCCTGGCTAATTTGCAGACGGGTCTCGACAAGATCGAAAGCCGGCAAATCGCAACGCTCAATTCGGTGGAAGATGGCTACGAATCGCGGGCACGCCGCATGCGCGGGGTGATCGCGGATCTGGGTCTCAACATAGCTCAGCTCGAAGCGGCCGCCCCTAAAGGAGGCGTCGGTGGACCATTCGTGCCGGTGAAGGCGCCGGGGGGCGATGCGGGTGCCTTTGAGAAGCAACTGTATCGCATCAATCTCAGCCGCGCTCAGGTCGACAAACTGACCCGCACGCTCTCGCTCGTGCCGTATCGCAAGCCAGTGATCGGCAATGTCGAATTCTCATCTGGCTTTGGCGTGCGGAGCGATCCTTTCCTGGGGCGTCCGGCAATGCATACCGGTCTCGATTTCCGCGCTTCGACGGGCGATCCTGTCCGCGTCACCGCAAATGGAAGAGTCGTCAACGCAGGATGGGCCGGCGGCTATGGACGCATGGTGGAAGTGGACCACGGCAATGGCTTATCGACGCGCTACGGCCACTTGTCACAGATCAATGTGAAAGTTGGCGAGATCGTCAAAATTGGACAGGTGATCGGCGAAGTCGGCTCAACGGGCCGTTCAACCGGACCGCATCTCCATTATGAAACACGGATCGACGGTGAAGCCGTCGATCCGCAGAAGTTCCTACGTGCCGGTGTCCGCCTGGCACAAGGGTAAGATATCGAGAACTTAATCGACGTCCTCGATCGCTCCCGGCGTCGTGCCGAAAGCCTTTTGCGCGAGCGTGGCGGCCATGAATTCATCGAGGTCGCCGTCGAGTACGCCTTGCGTATCGGAGGTCTGCACACCAGTGCGCAGATCTTTCACCATCTGATACGGCTGCAGCACATATGAACGGATCTGGTGCCCCCAGCCGATATCCGTCTTGGCGGCCTGATCCGCGACAGCTTGCGCTTCGCGCTTTTTGAGCTCGACCTCGTAAAGGCGGGCACGCAGCATGTCCCAGGCCTGTGCGCGGTTCTTGTGCTGCGAGCGGCCGGCCTGACAAACCACCGCAATTCCCGTCGGGATATGCGTCAGCCGCACCGCGGATTCCGTCTTGTTGACGTGCTGACCACCGGCGCCGCCCGAACGCATGGTGTCGGTGCGAACGTCTGATTCTTTGATGTCGATCTGAATGCGATCGTCGACCACCGGGAATACGGCTACACTCGAAAACGAGGTGTGGCGACGCGCATTGGAGTCATATGGCGAGATCCGCACGAGACGATGTACACCGCCCTCGGTCTTCAGCCAGCCATAGGCGTTGCGCCCCTTGATCTGGATCGTCGCGGACTTGATCCCGGCTTCTTCGCCCTCGGTTTCTTCGAGATACTCGATCTTATAGCCATGCTGCTCCGCCCAGCGCGTGTACATGCGCAGCAACATCTGAGCCCAATCCTGGCTTTCGGTGCCACCGGCTCCGGCGTGGACTTCGAGATAACTGTCATTGGCATCAGCTTCGCCTGATAGCAGCGCTTCGAGTTCCTGACGCGCGACCTCCTTCTTGAGCGCCTTCAGAGCGCTCTCCGCTTCCGCGATCACACCCTCATCGTTCTCGGCTTCGCCGAGTTCGATCATGCCAACCTGATCCTCAATTTCGCGCTCGACTTTGCCGATGCCGGTGAGCTGGTTCTCGAGCGAGGTCCGCTCCTGCATCAGCTTTTGAGCTTTCTGCGGATCGTTCCAGAGGTTGGGATCTTCGGCGAGGTTGTTCAGTTCAGCGAGACGTGCAGTGGCAGCATCGACGTCAAAGATGCCTCCTCAGCAGCCCGACTGACTGCTTGATCTCTTCTACAAGGCGTTCAATTTCAGGACGCATAACAATTCCATCTTGCGGCAAGGGCCGCGATTCAAACGAAGCTAGTGTCCCGTCTCCGAATAACCGCCCAACTTGCTGCGCGCTCGCACGGCCATTCGGAGACGAAAGGACACTAGCAAAGTCAAAGTGCTAGTGTGGCTTCTGTCTCGCAATTGCCGATAAGAGACGAGCCGCAAGAGTGATCGGCATTGCGAGACGCCACACTAGGGATGTAACGGCTGACGGCGGCCAGTGCAATCACGCTAGTGTCCCGATTCCGAAGTTCGCCCGGGCTTGCGGCTTGCTCAAATGCGAACTTCGGAATCAAAGGGACACTAGCAAGTCTATGATACGAGTGCCGCTTTTAGATTTGAAGTTCTTCATCGAGCTTGCGGCTTCACCGGAAGAACTTCAAATCTGCGCCACTCGTGTGGTTTAGGTTTCAGAAGTTCGCTGGAAGGACGCGCGCGAAGAACAAAGCGAACTTCTGAAACACCACACTACTAATACAGACCGCCGGTACCGGAACGAATGATGGCGCGATCCGCATCAGGCGAGACGCTAAGCGGTCTGCCATCGGCGTCCGCAACGCCGATAACCGAATAGTTGTCAGGCGGCGCAGTGCCGGGCTTGAACGCTTCAAGGATGGTCCTGCCGGTATCACCCGGTCCTGCGCGCATTCCCGTCTTTGCGTCCACACGGATGAGCTTGATGCCAGCGGGCACACGGAACGGCACTGCGGGCTTGTCCGCGAGCGCTAGCTTCAGAAAGTCTTTCGCGACTGGCGCAGCCAGGTGGCCACCCGTACCTCCGCGGCCCAGGTTCCGTGGCTTGTCGTAACCGATGTAGATGCCCACAACCACATCGGGGGAGAATCCGATGAACCAAGCATCCTTCTCATCGTTGGTGGTTCCGGTCTTGCCGGCGATCGGCTTGCCCACTTCGCGGACAACCGTCGCTGTGCCGTTTTGGACCACGCTCTCCATCATGGAGGTGATCTGGTAGGCCGTCATGGAATCCAGCACCTGCTCACGGCGATCCACCAGCGTCGGTTCTGGTTGATTCTTCCAGCCTTCAGGCGCGTCGCAGCCGCGGCACTCCCGTTGATCATGTTTAAAAATCGTATGGCCGTAACGATCCTGAATGCGGTCGATCAACGTCGGCTTCACACGTTTGCCGCCGTTGGCAAACATCGAATACGCGGTGACCATGCGCATTACTGTCGTTTCGCCAGCGCCAAGTGCGTACGAAAGATAATTCGGCAGTTCGTCGTAAACGCCAAAGCGCTTGGCATATTCGCCGATCAGCGGCATGCCGACGTCCTGCGCAAGCCGCACAGTCACCGTATTGAGTGATCGCGTGAGCGCGTTACGCAGCGTTGTCGGACCGTAATATTTCCCCGACGAATAGTTTTCTGGACGCCAGACTCCGACGCCCTGCCCCTGATCGATTTCGATCGGCGCGTCGACCACCACCGTCGATGGCGTATAGCCGTTATCCATTGCCGTCGAATAAACGATCGGCTTGAACGAGGAACCTGGCTGACGATAGGCCTGCGTCGCACGGTTGAACTGGCTCTGATCGAACGAGAAACCTCCGACCATGGCGAGGACGCGCCCCGTCCAGGGATCCATCACGACCATCGCACCGGACACTTCCGGTATCTGCCTAAGCCGGTACTGTCCTTCGACCTTACTACCGTCCTTGGCCAGCAACGGGTCGACATAGATGACGTCACCCGGTGAAAGCACCTGCGTCACAGTGGTGGGTGTCTTGAAGCGCGTCGGCCCGGACGCCGCCTTTGCCCAACGAACACCATCCAGGGTGATTAGCCCGGTCTCTCGCGTCTTGAGCACCGCGCCACCGAGCTCGCGCCCCGGTTGGAATCCGATCCGCGCAGACTGATCACTGGTCTCCAGGACAACGGCCATGCGCCAGGGCGAGATATCGTTGAGCGATTTGACGTCGGCAAGCTTTACGCCCCAGTCGCCGGAGATATCGATTTTGGTCTGCGCCCCGCGCCAGCCTTGTGCCTCGTCGAAGTTAACCAGACCCGCAACCATCGACTTGCGCGCCATGATCTGCAGCTTCGGATCAAGCGTGGTTCGAACGGATAACCCGCCCTCGTACAGCTTCTTTTCGCCGTAGCGCTCGAAGATGTCGCGACGGACCTCCTCGGCGAAATACTCGCCGGCGAAAATATGCGCTGCGTTGGTGCGGTTGGTAACGACCAGCGGCTCCTTGCGGGCGGCAGCCGCATCAGACGGCTTGATCCAGCCGTTTTCAGCCAGACGATCGATTACATAGTTGCGGCGCTCGATCGCGCGATCACGGTTACGAACCGGATGAAGTGCAGCCGGAGCCTTGGGCAATGCCGCCAGATACGAGGCTTCCGCCACAGTCAGTTCATTGACCGATTTGTCGAAATAGACCAGCGAAGCAGCGGCAATGCCATATGCACCAAGACCGAGATAGATTTCGTTCAGATAAAGCTCAAGGATCTTATCCTTGCTGTAGGTGCGCTCGATGCGCATCGCCAGCAGAGCTTCTTTGATCTTACGGGTAAACGACACTTCATTGGTCAACAGGAAGTTCTTCGCAACCTGCTGTGTGATGGTCGATGCTCCCTGCGGGCGGCGATTAGATCCGTAATTCTGCGCGTAGAGAAGCGCAGCACGCGCCATACCCGTGAAATCGATGCCGCCGTGCTCGTAGAAGTTCTTGTCTTCCGCGGCCAGGAACGCGTTGATGACGGACTTCGGAATGGCCTGGATCGGCAGATATAGCCGGCGTTCTTTGGAGTATTCGCCAAGTAGCGAACCATCCGATGCATGAACGCGCGTCATCACCGGGGGCTCATAATCTTGAAGCTGAGAATAGTCGGGAAGATCTTTCGAGAAATGCCAGATCAAGCCGGCCACACCGGCGACGCCAACAAGAAAGACGATCGTTCCCGCAGCAAACAAAAAGCCCATAAACCGCAGCAGCAACCGCATCTTCAGATTTCCGTTCCAGTGTGCGGCGCTGCCAGCCGCAGCGCATGATCGAAAGTGCCTAAACTCGGGATTCGATCAAGATTCGATCCTGCGAATCTTGTCAGTTTATATCGTACGACCCATTCCCCATGGGTCCTCCCCTGACTTCCGGGCGGGTTATAGCATCCCGCGCGAGGTCATAGGTTGATTCTACCAGATTTTTATAAAGCCGGTGCTGTGGCCAAACTAGGGCTTTGCGCTGCGGATTCCCGTGCGATTTCAATTTGAAGGGTTTGCTGAGACGACACGCTTCCCAAGGAACGCGTCGACCGCCTGTGCCACGGAACCCACGGTTCGCGAACGCCAGCTTTCGGAGACAAGGTGCTGCAGGTCGTCCTTGTTGGAGACATAGCCCAGTTCGACCAGCACGGAGGGCACGTCATGCGCCTTCAAGACCCTAAAGCCTGCCGATTTCAGCGGGTGCTTGTGCATCCGAGCGACCGATTTCATCTCGTTAGCCAACATCCTCGCAAACCGATTTGAAAACGTTCTGGTTTCGCGCTGTGTCAGATCAATCAGGATATCCGCGACTTCCGCGGGCTCTTCTGTCAGGTTCACACCTGCAATCGCGTCAGCCTTGTTCTCGGCTTCCGCAAGCTTCTCGGCTTCGGCGTCCGAGGCCTTGTCGGACAATGTGTAGATCGTCGCGCCCTGGGCATCGCCCTCCTTCTTGGGCAACGCATCGGCATGGATGGAAACAAACAGCGCAGCCATGTTGTTGCGCGCGATCTTGACCCGATCTCCCAGAGGAATGAACGTGTCGTCGCTGCGTGTCATGACCACGCGGTATTTGCCGGATTTCTCGATCCGGTCGCGCAGAGCCAGCGCGAAATCCAGCACGAGCATCTTCTCGCTCTCGCCGCTTGGCGCCTGGGTGCCGTTATCGATGCCGCCGTGCCCGGGATCTATAACGACCACGGGACGAGTATCGGCCGGGGTAACAGCCTTGGTCGTCCCGGTGGTATCCGGGGCGGCGGAATTTGCGTCTACATCCGCGATCGCAGGACGCAATTGCTTTAAATCTCCGCCTCCGACTGACGACACCGATGACGCCTTAAATGCCGAGGGTTCGACGGCGGTCAACTCCAGCACCAGCCGCGCCGGCTGCCCATTTGCAGCCTCCATCGCGTAGGTCTTTTCGATTTTGGCCGGGCCCGTCAGGTCGAAGACCACCCGCGAGCCTCCCGGCATCACCAGACCATAGCGAAATGCCCGGATCAGCCCGCGACCCGAATTTCCGATGCCTGTTGGGAGATTGAACGTGACCTGCGGAATGTCGAGCACAACCCGATACGGATTGCTAAGTGAAAAAGCACGCACATCGATCTTGCGATCGAGATCAAGAATAAAGCGAGTCTGTTTATCATCTCCCGCGACCCGCACGCCTGACGCGACTGGAAAATCTTCTGCAACCGCAGGGCGTGAAGCCTGAGTCTCGATCGCGCCGGCCGGCCGGAGCGGCACGCACATCCACATGATGGCGCATGCACCTGTAATCCCGAGCAAAAGTGAATGATGAAAGCGGCTCAACAAGGGATTCCGGTGCCTCCAGAACTGCCTCATATCGCAATAGAACCGGAGGGTTAACCTAACCTTACCAGATGGCGAATGATTGTCGTCCAGTGTTGCAGCGCTGTGACGCTTCCCTTGCCAGAGGGGGTTATTCGACGTATGTATCAAGAGCTGACGGTTTAAACTTCCGGTTGTATCGCGTTCAGCTTTCCGGTGCAGCGCCAAGTCTCAGATATTCTCTCTTGGGATTTGAGCGTATTGACCGATCCCTCCTCGGCCAGCGCAGTGCGCGGTCGGCATGAGTGGACGGTTTGAAAGCCCGGGCAGCAAATGATGACCGGCCTTCGCCGCCGCAAGGCAGCGAAACTTCCCGCCGGCGCGCGTTCTTACGCGGCGTTGGCTCCTCCCAGCGGACCATTGCTGGCCCCGTTAGCAACAAACAAGGCGGTGCGTTTACCGCCAAATAATCAGACGGGCCGACGCTTGATGCGCCAGACTGTATTGCCGACCGGGATCTACACCAGGATCTTTGCAACCCCTGCGATGATGCCACGCGAATCCTATCCGCGTCGCAATTCGCCGACGTTGCGCTCGGCACGGTGCCTCGGGTTGCGTTTTGGCCTTCCCCTCACCCCCGAATCAGGTGGACCGTCGCGTCACCGGGCTGCGCCGAATGCGCTGGCCGTCACGCGTGCTATCCGCCGTCATGAGTTCCCAAATGCCCAACAAAATGTTGATCGATGCCACCCATCCGGAAGAGACCCGGGTGGTCGTGGTGCGCGGCAACCGCGTCGAAGAATTTGATTTCGAGTCCGCCCAACGCAAACAACTCCGCGGCAACATCTATCTTGCCAAGGTCACGCGTGTAGAACCGTCGTTGCAAGCCGCATTCATTGAATACGGCGGTAATCGTCACGGCTTTCTCGCCTTCAGCGAAATTCATCCGGACTACTATCAGATCCCGGTTGCAGACCGTCAGGCTCTCATCGAAGCCGACGAACGCGCACATCGCGAAGCTGAAGAGGAGTCGGAAAATCGCTCCAGCCGTCGCCGCTCGCGTCATCGCAGCTCGCGTCGACGCAGTCATGGGGAGCGCGTGCAAAGCGACGTCATCGAGGACAGCAACACTGACCTCGTCGACGCGCAGCAGCAGACAGAGGCGGCAGAGGCTGCCGATCACACGCCCGATCATCTTTATGACGCCCCTGCGGGTCACGACGATCACGAACACGATCATCACGTGGACGAAGCATTTCATCGTGACGAACAGTCTCATGATGGCGAGGAGCCTCAAGCTGACGATCACCGCGATGAAGAACATCGCAATGAGGAACCTCATGACGACCGTCATGTTGAGCATGCCGCCGAGCAGCAAGCCGAGGCCAACGCGGTCATCGAACAACCGGCCCTGGCTGATCATGATGTTCCTGTCGTAGCTGCTACCGATATTCAGGCGACAGAGACTTCGACTGAGACCGTCGAGCCGTTGCCCCACGATGATCATGCGCAAGACGAGCACGTCCACGCAGATCACGACCATCTTGAGCATGGCCAACAGTCGGTCGTAGACGCGGTTGCGTTCAGTGACTCCCACGAAGACGATTCCCACGCTGATGACGTCGACGGCGAGGATGATGACGACGGCGAAGAAGGCGAAGAGGAAGTCGTCGAATCCGTCGGCGGTGACGATGTTCTGGAAGAGGTCCCGGAGCGCACGTTCCGTCCGCGCCGGCAATATAAGATCCAGGAAGTCATCAAGCGCCGCCAGGTGATGCTGGTTCAGGTCGTCAAGGAAGAGCGCGGCAACAAGGGCGCGGCGCTAACGACGTATCTCTCCCTCGCCGGGCGTTACGCAGTGCTGATGCCCAACACCGCCCGTGGCGGCGGGATCAGCCGCAAGATCACGTCGGCACAGGATCGCAACCGTCTCAAGGACGTGGTGCAGGATCTCGACGTGCCCGAGGGCATGGGGATCATTCTTCGCACCGCCGGCGCGTCACGCACTAAGCCGGAGATCAAGCGCGATTTCGAATACCTCATCCGCATGTGGGAAACCGTCCGTGACATGACGCTGAGGTCGCAGGCACCGACCCTCGTGTATGAGGAAGGTTCGCTGATCAAGCGGTCGCTGCGCGATCTCTACAACAAGGAAATCGATGAGGTGCTGGTGGCCGGCGAGAACGGCTACACCGAAGCGCGCGATTTCATGAAGATGCTGATGCCGAGCAATGTTCGCTCGGTGAAGCAATATCGCGATGGCCAGCCGCTGTTTTCACGCATGGGCGTGGAAAGCCAGCTCGATGCAATGTTCTCGCCGACGGTCACGCTGAAATCTGGCGGCTACATCGTCATCAATCAAACCGAGGCTCTGGTCTCGATCGACGTCAACTCGGGACGATCCACCCGCGAACACCACATCGAAGATACTGCACTCAAGACCAACCTTGAAGCTGCCGAGGAAGTCGCACGTCAGTTGCGATTGCGCGATCTTGCGGGCCTGATCGTCATCGATTTCATCGATATGGACGAGAAGCGCAACAACCGCGCCGTCGAGCGCAAGCTCAGCGACTGCCTGCGGCAGGATCGTGCGCGTATCCAGGTCGGTCGAATCTCGCATTTCGGATTGCTGGAAATGTCGCGCCAGCGCATCCGCGCCAGCGTCCTGGAAAGTTCGACCGAGCCCTGCCCGCATTGCGGCGGTACTGGTCACGTCCGTTCAGTCTCCTCGGTCGCACTGCAATTGCTGCGAGGCCTCGAGGAAAGCCTGATGAAGGGCCCAACGCACAACCTTACGGTGCGGACGCGTACCGACGTCGCGCTGTATGTCCTCAACCACAAGCGCGGCCATCTGCGTGACCTTGAGGACAGCTTTAAGGTTGCGCTGGCCGTGATTGCCGATGGCACGATCAGCGGTCAGCAATCCTTTGTTATTGATCGTGGCGAAGCGGTCCACACGCTCGAAGCAGCCAAAGCCATCCTCGCGGCTCAGCTCGCGGCTTCGCCGGCGGCGATTGAGGAAACCTACGAATACGAAGAAGACGAGGTCTTCGAGGCTGAGGCTGAATTCGAAGGTGACGAGGCTGAGGACGAGTCTGAAACACAATCCGCGGGCGATA from Nitrobacteraceae bacterium AZCC 1564 includes these protein-coding regions:
- a CDS encoding ribonuclease E (product_source=KO:K08300; cath_funfam=2.40.50.140; cog=COG1530; ko=KO:K08300; pfam=PF10150; smart=SM00316,SM00343; superfamily=50249; tigrfam=TIGR00757), encoding MPNKMLIDATHPEETRVVVVRGNRVEEFDFESAQRKQLRGNIYLAKVTRVEPSLQAAFIEYGGNRHGFLAFSEIHPDYYQIPVADRQALIEADERAHREAEEESENRSSRRRSRHRSSRRRSHGERVQSDVIEDSNTDLVDAQQQTEAAEAADHTPDHLYDAPAGHDDHEHDHHVDEAFHRDEQSHDGEEPQADDHRDEEHRNEEPHDDRHVEHAAEQQAEANAVIEQPALADHDVPVVAATDIQATETSTETVEPLPHDDHAQDEHVHADHDHLEHGQQSVVDAVAFSDSHEDDSHADDVDGEDDDDGEEGEEEVVESVGGDDVLEEVPERTFRPRRQYKIQEVIKRRQVMLVQVVKEERGNKGAALTTYLSLAGRYAVLMPNTARGGGISRKITSAQDRNRLKDVVQDLDVPEGMGIILRTAGASRTKPEIKRDFEYLIRMWETVRDMTLRSQAPTLVYEEGSLIKRSLRDLYNKEIDEVLVAGENGYTEARDFMKMLMPSNVRSVKQYRDGQPLFSRMGVESQLDAMFSPTVTLKSGGYIVINQTEALVSIDVNSGRSTREHHIEDTALKTNLEAAEEVARQLRLRDLAGLIVIDFIDMDEKRNNRAVERKLSDCLRQDRARIQVGRISHFGLLEMSRQRIRASVLESSTEPCPHCGGTGHVRSVSSVALQLLRGLEESLMKGPTHNLTVRTRTDVALYVLNHKRGHLRDLEDSFKVALAVIADGTISGQQSFVIDRGEAVHTLEAAKAILAAQLAASPAAIEETYEYEEDEVFEAEAEFEGDEAEDESETQSAGDSQVAEGEEGPRRRRRRRRRGRGGEQREGAQAADRGETSTFTPQDDAASDVADGDEGEDESEDSSGEARADQSASGERRPRRRGRRGGRRRRGNQDNGQPGNGIAASIADDLGPLPESESSEAVADLSSDKASHADDQQPLHTPSEPVSHHIETSESPKIEAPQKPEPEPEPEPAPRKRSTVREKVSFFFGDSSNADEAPTPTEAAAPTTVPSEPAPAPAQPETTTAETPQPRRVGWWSRRSE